The following coding sequences are from one Polyodon spathula isolate WHYD16114869_AA chromosome 7, ASM1765450v1, whole genome shotgun sequence window:
- the LOC121319042 gene encoding LOW QUALITY PROTEIN: calcyphosin-2-like (The sequence of the model RefSeq protein was modified relative to this genomic sequence to represent the inferred CDS: substituted 1 base at 1 genomic stop codon): MLKERLSKRGVRTLTGLGKYFRNKDTSGDGVLHKTELRQALKEFHLDLPDQDFESLXLILDQNYDGQVDYGEFKWAVIGEMSEYRKAFVRKAYMKLDPNKTGSIAVIDIKKFYCAKGHPKVLSGEATEEQLRSAFVETMQESCRGPSAVSYTEFEDYYEGLSIGIIEDEDFAKVLKNSWGI; this comes from the exons ATGTTGAAGGAAAGGCTAAGTAAGAGAGGAGTTCGTACGTTGACAGGATTAGGAAAGTACTTCCGAAATAAAGACACATCTGGCGATGGTGTTTTACACAAGACAGAGCTCAGACAAGCTCTGAAAGAATTTCATTTGGACCTGCCTGATCAG GACTTTGAATCTCTTTAGCTGATACTCGATCAGAACTATGATGGACAAGTAGATTATGGGGAGTTCAAATGGGCAGTGATTGGAGAGATGAGTGAATATCGCAAGGCTTTTGTTAGAAAA GCCTATATGAAACTTGACCCAAACAAGACTGGCAGCATTGCTGTGATTGATATCAAAAAGTTCTACTGTGCCAAGGGACACCCAAAAGTGTTATCTG GTGAAGCCACAGAGGAACAACTTAGATCTGCTTTTGTGGAAACCATGCAAGAATCCTGCAGAGGTCCCAGTGCCGTTTCGTATACTGAATTTGAAGATTATTATGAAGGATTGAGTATTGGAATAATTGAGGACGAAGATTTTGCTAAAGTCCTAAAAAATTCCtggggaatataa
- the LOC121319043 gene encoding calcyphosin-2-like, which yields MGLQIKGTTATLRRGGQPQLEGEQNSAQGWRANSRAARGPRPNEVPELNFGKLGDSEDEDSYIPASKGSPCLEPPDSSSTISWGTPFPTPYALHHHSQQPFPWEEKTVPENLPAPSERYKQKYKQYE from the exons ATGGGTTTGCAGATTAAAGGCACGACAGCAACTCTGAGAAGAGGAGGGCAGCCCCAGCTGGAAGGAGAACAAAACTCAGCGCAG GGATGGAGAGCCAATTCAAGAGCTGCACGAGGCCCTCGTCCAAATGA GGTGCCTGAATTGAACTTTGGGAAACTAGGGGATTCGGAGGATGAG GATTCTTATATTCCTGCCAGCAAAGGGTCCCCTTGCTTAGAGCCTCCAGACTCCAGCTCCACGATAAGCTGGGGAACACCTTTCCCAACTCCATATGCACTGCATCACCACAGCCAGCAG ccGTTTCCGTGGGAAGAGAAGACCGTCCCTGAGAATTTGCCAGCACCTTCAGAGAGATACAAGCAGAAATATAAGCAGTATGAGTGA